Proteins co-encoded in one Gossypium arboreum isolate Shixiya-1 chromosome 11, ASM2569848v2, whole genome shotgun sequence genomic window:
- the LOC108464347 gene encoding mitochondrial uncoupling protein 5-like, whose amino-acid sequence MGVKGFVEGGIASIVAGCSTHPLDLIKVRMQLQGESHVPNTAVQTLRPALAFQTTTTTTSSAIHMPPPPARVGPVATGIKIFRTEGVAALFSGVSATVLRQTLYSTTRMGLYDILKQKWTDKETKTMPLSRKITAGLIAGGIGAAVGNPADVAMVRMQADGRLPVSQRRNYTSVVDAITRMTKQEGVTSLWRGSSLTVNRAMLVTASQLASYDQIKEMILENGLMKDGLGTHVAASFSAGFVAAVASNPVDVIKTRVMNMKVEAGQKPPYAGALDCAIKTVKSEGPMALYKGFIPTISRQGPFTVVLFVTLEQVRKLLKDF is encoded by the coding sequence ATGGGAGTGAAGGGTTTTGTTGAAGGAGGCATAGCCTCAATCGTGGCCGGGTGTTCGACCCACCCGCTTGATTTGATCAAAGTCCGAATGCAGCTCCAGGGTGAAAGCCATGTTCCCAATACGGCTGTTCAAACACTCCGCCCTGCTTTAGCCTTTCAGACAACCACTACTACTACTTCCTCTGCTATCCACATGCCTCCTCCGCCGGCGCGTGTTGGACCTGTGGCCACCGGGATCAAGATCTTCCGGACCGAAGGCGTCGCTGCTCTTTTTTCTGGCGTCTCTGCTACCGTCCTCCGCCAGACCCTCTATTCCACCACCCGCATGGGACTCTACGACATCCTGAAACAGAAGTGGACTGATAAAGAGACCAAAACCATGCCTCTCTCGCGGAAAATCACCGCCGGGCTAATCGCCGGAGGGATCGGCGCTGCCGTTGGGAACCCAGCCGACGTGGCGATGGTGCGAATGCAAGCTGACGGACGCCTTCCCGTATCTCAACGTCGTAACTATACCAGCGTTGTCGACGCCATCACACGCATGACCAAACAAGAAGGCGTGACCTCCTTGTGGCGCGGCTCATCGCTGACGGTGAATCGTGCGATGTTGGTGACGGCATCGCAGCTTGCCTCCTACGATCAGATCAAAGAGATGATTTTGGAAAACGGGCTGATGAAAGATGGGCTGGGGACACACGTGGCAGCGAGCTTTTCAGCCGGGTTTGTTGCGGCAGTGGCGTCCAATCCTGTTGATGTGATAAAAACAAGGGTGATGAACATGAAGGTGGAGGCAGGGCAAAAGCCGCCGTACGCCGGCGCTTTGGATTGTGCTATCAAGACGGTGAAGTCGGAAGGGCCGATGGCTTTGTATAAAGGGTTTATACCCACAATCTCGAGACAGGGACCATTTACGGTGGTGCTGTTTGTGACACTGGAACAGGTCCGGAAGTTGCTTAAGGACTTTTGA